The following proteins are encoded in a genomic region of Arachis ipaensis cultivar K30076 chromosome B02, Araip1.1, whole genome shotgun sequence:
- the LOC107627712 gene encoding nucleoplasmin-like protein ANO39, whose protein sequence is MCVFKCKWYDPSLRQGTRKHKDYDITEVNSSWVVVVKTKPRGHIESDDRIEGREPYQIEDPTPSKTVVDTNETISLRFAVMGDDIIDLGLDVDALPPEDDDLQEEDGINSDEEEDDEFDDNQKISSKEENGDEPEKEDDESD, encoded by the exons ATGTGCGTGTTTAAATGTAAATGGTATGATCCAAGTTTGCGACAAGGAACACGAAAGCACAAGGACTACGATATCACTGAAGTTAAT TCTAGTTGGGTAGTTGTGGTTAAGACTAAGCCAAGAGGCCACATCGAGTCTGATGATAGGATAGAGGGTCGGGAACCTTACCAGATTGAGGATCCAACTCCTTCAAAAACAGTGGTTGATACCAATGAGACAATCAGCCTTAGATTTGCTGTTATGGGTGATGACATCATTGACCTTGGACTAGATGTCGACGCACTTCCACCAGAGGACgacgatcttcaagaagaagacggGATCAATAGTGACGAAGAAGAGGATGACGAGTTCGATGATAATCAGAAAATTTCCTCGAAAgaggagaatggtgatgaaccagagaaagaagatgatgaatctgaTTAG
- the LOC110262472 gene encoding tubulin-folding cofactor C-like has protein sequence MGYVSFTQKKYSSNNNNNNNTVTPQEPKQSLPLNRDSPGFRNKFDELLVGDFRGSEVGKFTVSDLNSCEVRIIGCVSTLFIHRLKDSRVYVGPVMSSVLIEDVEGCVFAMASHQIRIHAATRSDFYLKVRSRPIIEDSNGVRFASYCLRYEGIKEDLRGAGLDAETGNWGNVDDFKWLRAVQSPNWLILPENVSVGIVDIFNLENGKKDGTDDDDGMGWDLGWRVKE, from the exons atgggtTATGTTtcattcactca aaaaaaatacagcagcaacaacaacaa CAACAACAACACTGTTACTCCACAAGAACCCAAACAGTCCCTACCTCTCAATCGCGACTCCCCGGGGTTCAGGAACAAATTCGACGAGCTTTTGGTGGGTGATTTTAGGGGATCGGAGGTTGGAAAATTCACGGTGTCTGATCTCAATTCCTGCGAGGTTAGGATAATTGGTTGTGTGAGTACACTATTCATTCACAGGTTGAAGGATTCTAGGGTTTACGTTGGGCCCGTGATGAGTTCAGTCCTCATCGAGGACGTTGAGGGCTGCGTTTTTGCCATGGCGTCACATCAGATTCGGATCCACGCTGCAACAAGGAGCGATTTTTACCTGAAAGTTAGGAGCAGGCCCATAATCGAGGATAGTAATGGGGTGAGGTTTGCGTCGTACTGCTTGCGCTACGAAGGGATCAAAGAGGATCTTCGTGGTGCTGGTCTTGATGCAGAAACTGGGAATTGGGGGAATGTGGACGATTTCAAGTGGTTGAGGGCGGTGCAATCTCCAAATTGGTTGATTTTGCCGGAGAATGTAAGTGTTGGAATCGTTGATATATTCAATTTGGAAAATGGGAAGAAGGACGgaactgatgatgatgatgggatGGGATGGGATTTGGGATGGAGGGTCAAAGAGTAG